The genomic region TAAAAGGGAGGTAGATGGGATAAGCGGTTTTCAAGCAAAAGCCACCGACCGATTGATCCAATCCGAGCCAAGTGGTGACCATCCTGCAAGCTCTTAGCTTTTGCCTGCATACACACATATATATAGACATGGTTCAGGTAACACTAGTTCAGTTAAAAGACGTACACATGAATGAATGCCATGGACACGAGAAATGGCAGTTCCAATCTTGATTGTGTCATCATCAAGTCTTACCTCCGGCAGCCCTGGACCTACGGAGGAAGGAGAGGAAGACGATGACAATGGCGGCCGCTGCCACCAGGCCGATGATGATGGCAAGGGTTTTCCCAGATTCATCTGATGGATATCGACACTGAATTAAGAGTAGCAAACTTGTACTGAAAGTCAAAATAGACTgctaatttatttttatttttttactcCTACACATGCAGCTGTAGCTTTGGTGGTAAAGGGTTTAAAGCTACCCCCAAAAGCAGAGGGAAGGCTGTGCAGCAGCACACTACTCTTGAGACAGTGGGATACCAGAGATATCCTCTGGTGTGTGCTTCGGATTCCAACGATGCAAAGCTGGACGATCGTTTTGGTGCCACTTTGTGATGCATGCTTAGCGACACAGGAGCGAGTGAATCCATTTTAAAAGTGCAGAGGAAAGTGAAAGGCAAAGAAAAGTATCTTTTGTTCTACTTTGGATGAAAGAGATACCGCTGCATGCATGCAGTTTGGCACACACAATTTATTTGCGTCTAAATACTAGATAATACTGCACACCTACCGCAGCATGCACTGTACAAGCGGACCACCAAAAGTAGATAGTGCCATCACTAATCAGTACACGTTGTAACCTATAGCCAGGCTAAgtgactgtttgtttgtattacacATGGGTATTTGAATACTAGAGCTAATAGTCAATAGGCTAAAAAATTGTCAGTGCAATTaagtagctaactattagctaatttgctaaaagtaACTAATAGCTAAATTATTAGCTAGATTTCTGTAGCTAATTTTAGGAGTTAACTATTAGCTTAGTGCATTCAAATACTTTGATAATGTTTATTTATGTAATTTTAATAAACAATATGTAGACGGACAAGCAGATGACAACGTTCCTATCTGGTGAGTGGTGCCGTAACAATAGTGAGCGGCTAAGCTAGGGCTACGCTGGAAGCCATGCCAAATTTCTCGTGTACCTAGGCTTTGCACGGGCCACATGGAAACCCCCAATCTCAGCAAATTTGCTGGCAGCGAGGGTAGCAGGGAGCCGAAAATACTCAAGGTTTTGGATCATTCAATTGTATCGTCACCTTCGCAAACATTATTTCAGTTAATAATGTTTACATAACTCAGCAAATTTGTAAGTGTATTTCCGCTATGCTAAATATCGCATTCCCCTTCTAAAAAAAGAAAAATCCTCCACAGTCTCGTTAATAAATAAAGTAAACCAAAAGAGAGAAAGCACCTCATTAAACTGTGCTGGTGAACTAATTTTGTTTGCATTCAATTGTTTGCCATATAATCAGTTTAACCATGTGAGAACGTTTTCATTAAAATCAAATATAGATTACATTTTTTTATTAAAAAAGTATTTTATCTAAGTTTTATTGTATATAATATAAGACTATATCTATCTATATTTTTATATTTAAATTTTAATCTACGAACAGTGTAGCACACGATATAAAATAGTGTTTTAGCGCATACAATCTAGTGGCATAGTACTCTAGTCTAGTAGACAACGGCGCGCAGAGAGATAACGCTGGCTGATCTTTTGCAGATGAGCTGAACCTCGCAGTTCGTGCACCCCAACATGACACGacgaaaaataaataaaaaaacaatCTGTTCCCAGTAAATGTCTACTGGTATTTTGTTAACAAAGTGAATCGTACGTACGTACGCGCATACTGTGGTGCTACGCTAGGCAGGCAGGCACTTGATGATTCAGATCCAGTTGTGTGTATGTGCAAGATCCAACAAAAATATTCAGGACCAGCTGGGCGCCGCACCTGCCAGCGTGGTCTCGATCCTTCCATCCCGCGCCGATCGATGGTACGCGGAACGAGATAACGGTGAAAACCGCAAGGACGATCCACGCTGTTCAATCACGATTCTCGACAAGGAGCGATCGAGAAGACGACGGAAATCGATGGCAAGGAGCGGCTGTTTACGTACCGTGCTGCCCGTACGTGTTTGGCACGAATCCGCCGTATCCGTATCCGTTGCCTGCTCCtcccacgccgccgccgccgatgacATTGCCGCCGCCACCTCCGACCACCGGTAATCCACCGCCAGTGCCGGTGCcttcgccaccgccgccgccgggggCGGCATTGGACCAGAAGCGCGCGTAGCACTTGCCGAGGTACACCTCCCCCGCGGAGGCGTAGCCGCAGCCGGCCTTGAGCTGCGAGGCCGCGGCGGAGACGCAGTCGGTGCAGGCCTTGGCGCCGAGGTCCCCGACGCACTGCGACATGGCCTGCACGTACCCCGCCGCGCCGGCGCGGTACGAGCCCTCGCCGGCGCCGGGTGCCGCGGCGGCCACGAGCGCGCCGAGCGCCGCGTCGCGCATGGCCACCACGCCCGTGTCGCCCCCCGCGCTCTCGCCGCCGCCGCACTTCTTGAACAGCACCGTCGTGTCCTGCCTCCCCAGGAACGAGTCGTTCCCGTACCGCACGAAGCAGGCGCGCAGCTGCACCGCGGCGCCCGCCGCCGCGTTGCACAGCGAGGACAGCTTGGAGACGGCCGACCTCACGCAGCCGCCGCACACCGCCGCGGGGAGGTCGGACCGGCACTGGTACACGCCCACCAGCTGCCCCGGCGAGGTGTAGTTTGCGTAGGCCACGAAGCCTGCGCTGTTCACGAGGGACGACAGCGCGGTGTCCACGTCCGCGGCGTACTGCGACCCGGGGTCGTACCGCCCCTGCGAGCACCCGGCGTACACGAACGCCGTGTAGTCGTCGCCGCCGCGCGCTGGCGTCGTGCACGCGCACAGCACGATTAGCGCTACTGCTGCTGCAACAAGCTTCCACATGCTTCCTTCCTTCTTGCTAATTCCTGCACGTATGGCTTTCCAAGGTGGCTGAGGAGACCAACAAGAGGCTGCGAAGAGCCAAGTGTGTGTGCCTGTGTGACAGTGGAAGGATGGGCTTAAGGGTTTTTATATAATAAATAATTGTGTACAGTACTTACCTGCGTGTCAACACAGATCAGtgtgttttttttttttgcaaagtGTTGCGTTGGCAGGTCAAATTTATTAGAGGGCTGTCTTATAAAATCAGTTTTAGGTCTAGATTTTTTTAGACAAATACGTTTAGCTCCATGCCTCCATTTGATCCACGAGTAAATCTGCTCCACCAAATCCATTgaaggatccaataggttaccactTACCAGAGGGGGTGAATGTAAGCTAATAAAATTTAATCTTTCAAAACTGTACCGAATCACCTAACTTCAATAGAAACAAAGGAATTGCTCAAACCCTAAACCACATAACTTCATGTTTTGAAAATGTTCATAGAACTCATACAAGACCAATGAAACAAACAGACCTCAAAACGGAGACCAAAAGGTCTGAAACCATTCAAAACCGTATCACTTTCAATATTATTTTCAGCACCTCAAATTTTAGTTTTTGAATGCAAAATCGATCCAAATGGACTCTGATTGATCCGAAATTTTGCACACACCTTTACAAGTGAGTTTTTAAGGTGTCCAAAATATTTGAGTTCAAACGGATTTAAACTTCAAATAGCAGATCAAAAAAACCCAAACATGACTCgaggttttgttggggttttgtCAAATGACCAAATCTGTTAGAAACCTATCCACAAAATGGACCAGCTCATACAAGAAGTTTGCAATAATGCCAGGAAAGTTTCTAATCTAGAGAATATCCCCCAAAACCACTTCCAATGAAGGCAAGGATCAACTCAAAAAATCAAACTAGAGGAGTTGAGAGGAGAACAAACAACTCAAAAAAGGCAATACCATCAGATTTTGCATAAAATGAAACACCACGAGGGCTGAGTGTGGTTACGGCCACACTTCCTCAAAATTGCATGAACTTAGATGTCAAGGTTCAAAGCATCTTAGAATCTCCTAGCAAAATATGAAGGGAAATGAATATTACAAGCTAAAGAgggaaattaaatgctaaaagagATAGCTAAATGATTCAGCCCTCCTctcctatttatagagggttagtCCTCTTTCCTAAACTTCTCGATTGGCCAcctatcccaaattgctccaagccaagcacacttaacttgggaggttctttcgagatatgcttccgaaaaagaagatgcaccttgttgatatgagtactctattatttctattaagccttgggctaggatatcaccatccacgggggccaggatatcacaatccaccccctttaGAAGACCGACATCCTTGTCGGTCAATCCCAATCCAGTAACCTACCCTCTTAGCTACGTGTGTGTGTCTAGTGTGTGTGTCtattgtcgtcatatgccatgtcatgtgaccacgcagggcccacatgcgccatatacTCGAACCACCAtgtcatgtgaccactccgggcccacatgcgccatatacTCGAACCACTAACCCACACATGCCCGTGAAACCACGAGGGCCGGCTctaataccacttgtaacaccccgtctactcccggaccagcggtacttactcctgacaaCTCTCTAGGATCAGACCAACATGGGTATTTTGTGCGCACTTtatctcactcatgcgcacccgagaaaacttctccaTCGGtcgcccatcccaaattgctccaatctAAGCACACTTAACCTGGAGGTTCTttcaagataggcttccgaaatagAAGATGCACTTTGTTGATATcattactctattaattctattaagtcttGGGCCAAGATATCACCATCCACGAGGGTCATGATAtcataatccacccccttagaagaccgacatcCTCGTCGGTCaatcccaatccaggaacctctccTCTTAGCCACAtctatgtgtctagtgtcgtcatgggccatgccatgtgaccactcgaaGCCCATATGTGCAATATGCTCGAACCCctaacacacgcccgtgaaaccgcgagagtcgactctgataccacttgcaacaccccgtccactcccaGACCGACGATACTTACTCCTGCCAGCTCTCTAAAAATCATATATTGTCCCATAGACCAACAcatgtcttttgtgcacactttgtgctcattcatgcgcacccgagaaaacttcccggtcggtcatccATACCAAATTGCttcaagccaagcacacttaacttggaggctctttcaagataggcttccgaaaaagaagatacacctttttaatatgagtactctattattaCTATTAAGTCTTGGGTCATAATATCACCATCCACGGGGGGCCAGGATATTCACACCGGCAGTGTTGAACTAGCTCTCCGATGTACCAAATCGAGTGTGAAAAGTGTGCAGAATAGTGCAGAGAAGACGACGGATGCGTTAGGGGTTAGTCACCGACGGGTGTGCAGCGACGAGTAGGGGTGACAATGAGttataaattttacactataaaatttaaggaccAGATTAAATTAAGATCAGactttatttctatttatttttgaactaaaatttatttaggccTTGGAacacgatccattaccacccctagcggCGAGGTCCGTCCTCGACGTTTAGCAGCTCAACGGCGACGCTCGCAGTCTGGTGAGCAATTCCGTGCACCCAGATGAACTATCTCGCTCAACTAATCCCTCTGCACGTCCTGTGGGATCGGCGAGTTCTCTCAACCTCCCTAAGACGTTTTGGAGACGATGTACGCTCGATTTGCTCTCGGCAGCGATTTCTACCTCACGGCATGCACAACTCAACTGAAAAGGACAAAAGGCTGCATGTCTCGCTTCTACTTGACCTATGGGCCAAGGGGGAAGCATCCGAGATCGGCTTATATACTCTGGAGGAGGGAAGAGCCCGGGGGTGTGAGATCGGCCAGGAAATCCATGCACTGATGGGACTCGGTGGCTGTGTTCTACACAGACACAAGGTGGAAGAAAGTTCTGGCAATCGGGGCCCACTATCGTCGTTAGAGTAACGGTGAGCAGGCGCGACTATCTCGTTACTCGTTGTGTAGTGGCTAGTAGGTGAGAAGCGCAGGCGCAAGCCCCACCTGTCTATGAAACAAGGATCGTGGGTCATGCGGGGAGGGAAACAGGAGGTGGGCCGTGGGGAGTAATTTGGCCCGATTGGCTGTTTTTT from Zea mays cultivar B73 chromosome 6, Zm-B73-REFERENCE-NAM-5.0, whole genome shotgun sequence harbors:
- the LOC103629988 gene encoding plasmodesmata-located protein 6 isoform X1, which translates into the protein MWKLVAAAVALIVLCACTTPARGGDDYTAFVYAGCSQGRYDPGSQYAADVDTALSSLVNSAGFVAYANYTSPGQLVGVYQCRSDLPAAVCGGCVRSAVSKLSSLCNAAAGAAVQLRACFVRYGNDSFLGRQDTTVLFKKCGGGESAGGDTGVVAMRDAALGALVAAAAPGAGEGSYRAGAAGYVQAMSQCVGDLGAKACTDCVSAAASQLKAGCGYASAGEVYLGKCYARFWSNAAPGGGGGEGTGTGGGLPVVGGGGGNVIGGGGVGGAGNGYGYGGFVPNTYGQHDESGKTLAIIIGLVAAAAIVIVFLSFLRRSRAAGGKS
- the LOC103629988 gene encoding plasmodesmata-located protein 6 isoform X2, whose translation is MWKLVAAAVALIVLCACTTPARGGDDYTAFVYAGCSQGRYDPGSQYAADVDTALSSLVNSAGFVAYANYTSPGQLVGVYQCRSDLPAAVCGGCVRSAVSKLSSLCNAAAGAAVQLRACFVRYGNDSFLGRQDTTVLFKKCGGGESAGGDTGVVAMRDAALGALVAAAAPGAGEGSYRAGAAGYVQAMSQCVGDLGAKACTDCVSAAASQLKAGCGYASAGEVYLGKCYARFWSNAAPGGGGGEGTGTGGGLPVVGGGGGNVIGGGGVGGAGNGYGYGGFVPNTYGQHDESGKTLAIIIGLVAAAAIVIVFLSFLRRSRAAGGKT